The Octopus bimaculoides isolate UCB-OBI-ISO-001 chromosome 13, ASM119413v2, whole genome shotgun sequence genome includes a window with the following:
- the LOC106880866 gene encoding organic cation transporter protein isoform X1, with protein sequence MRSICIYSGEQNWGFQGKIKANSLFNMDETQESEVKTIKEEITPFSQRDITQLIEKCGFGPFQCWFYTFLFATRLFTVMSAMSLAFITANVPFVCYPPNYDTSAIPAAFTENEYLQLFQPEDDHCSLYNNTLTEIFRSTSTVNLSKIPCSYGRKFLTENFSTVVSEFDLVCGKKWLKSTLQSVYFVGYLIGSIIFGVLSDRFGRKLTFFMSNTFFAVCGISKIFMPSSIAFMIFHCMQASGFMGISISTYALNLEFAPSRYRTPLSFVHMSMYTFTSMLLPAFAYAIPNWHYLELTVCLLPLANCFLWNCLLESPRWLIGRKRFRETKELLEKMMMKNNLDHQEVFNVFWEDITKERKPVKRRWSSEKTYSFIDLFKTVQMATITINICFSWCVISMLYYGVTLNSVDMAGNRYVNFLLMILVEFPSHISAYYLFRFFDHRKPISFFMTFSGLNCIVSNFVAEGSFWFPLAMVILGKFGISAAFASIYLLSAEIFPTVVRGNGLGVASMFARFGSIFAPFILQLSSYVRWLPLSVYGLLSVVAGLLLLCLPETKHRDLPQTFDDLKAWKK encoded by the exons atgagaagcatatgcatatattctg GAGAACAGAATTGGGGATTTCAAGGCAAAATTAAGGCAAACTCTCTTTTTAACATGGATGAAACTCAAGAATctgaagtaaaaacaataaaagaagaaattacac CTTTTTCACAGCGGGATATCACACAACTAATAGAAAAATGTGGCTTTGGACCTTTCCAATGCTGGTTCTACACTTTTTTGTTTGCGACAAGGCTTTTTACAGTGATGAGTGCAATGAGTTTAGCATTTATTACTGCAAATGTTCCTTTCGTGTGCTATCCTCCAAATTATGATACTTCAGCAATTCCTGCAGCTTTTACAGAGAATGAATATCTACAACTGTTTCAACCTGAAGACGATCACTGTTCTCTGTATAACAAcactttaactgaaatatttcgtTCAACGTCAACTGTCAATTTATCGAAAATACCATGTTCTTATGGACGGAAATTTCTAACAGAGAATTTTTCTACAGTTGTAAGCGAG tttGATTTAGTGTGTGGGAAAAAATGGTTAAAATCCACATTGCAGTCCGTTTATTTTGTCGGTTATCTTATTGGATCAATCATATTTGGTGTTTTATCTGATAG ATTTGGTCGGAAACTTACTTTTTTTATGTCGAACACATTCTTTGCTGTTTGTGGAATCAGCAAAATCTTCATGCCATCATCCATCGCGTTTATGATTTTCCATTGTATGCAAGCTTCTGGTTTTATGGGTATTTCAATCAGTACTTATGCACTCA acTTAGAATTTGCCCCTTCAAGGTACCGTACACCTCTTAGTTTTGTGCATATGTCCATGTATACATTCACTTCGATGCTTTTACCAGCGTTCGCCTATGCCATACCTAACTGGCATTATTTAGAATTGACGGTGTGTCTTCTACCCCTGGCTAATTGTTTCCTTTGGAA TTGTCTTCTCGAATCTCCAAGGTGGCTTATCGGCAGGAAACGCTTTCGAGAAACAAAAGAACTTCttgagaaaatgatgatgaaaaataatctCGATCATCAGGAGGTGTTCAATGTTTTTTGGGAGGatataacgaaagaaagaaaaccgGTCAAAAGAAGATGGTCCTCGGAAAAGACTTATAGTTTTATCGATCTATTTAAGACGGTCCAAATGGCTACGATCACGATTAATATTTGCTTTAGTTG GTGCGTGATCAGTATGCTTTACTACGGAGTAACCCTTAATTCTGTTGATATGGCTGGAAATCGTTATGTAAACTTTTTATTAATGATACTCGTGGAGTTTCCCAGCCATATATCTGCTTactatttatttagattttttgaTCATCGAAAGCCTATTAGTTTCTTTATGACGTTTAGTGGATTGAACTGCATCGTCTCAAATTTTGTAGCCGAAG GATCATTTTGGTTTCCTCTGGCAATGGTTATTCTTGGAAAGTTTGGAATCTCCGCAGCTTTTGCTTCAATTTATCTCTTATCTGCAGAAATATTTCCGACTGTTGTTCG AGGAAATGGGTTAGGTGTTGCTTCAATGTTTGCCCGCTTCGGTAGCATTTTTGCACCTTTTATCCTTCAATTGTCATCTTACGTGAGATGGCTTCCTCTAAGTGTCTATGGCCTTTTGTCAGTGGTAGCTGGATTATTGCTGTTATGTCTACCAGAAACAAAGCACAGAGATCTACCTCAAACATTTGATGATTTGAAAGCgtggaaaaaatga
- the LOC106880866 gene encoding organic cation transporter protein isoform X3, whose translation MRSICIYSGEQNWGFQGKIKANSLFNMDETQESEVKTIKEEITPFSQRDITQLIEKCGFGPFQCWFYTFLFATRLFTVMSAMSLAFITANVPFVCYPPNYDTSAIPAAFTENEYLQLFQPEDDHCSLYNNTLTEIFRSTSTVNLSKIPCSYGRKFLTENFSTVVSEFDLVCGKKWLKSTLQSVYFVGYLIGSIIFGVLSDRFGRKLTFFMSNTFFAVCGISKIFMPSSIAFMIFHCMQASGFMGISISTYALNLEFAPSRYRTPLSFVHMSMYTFTSMLLPAFAYAIPNWHYLELTVCLLPLANCFLWKCVISMLYYGVTLNSVDMAGNRYVNFLLMILVEFPSHISAYYLFRFFDHRKPISFFMTFSGLNCIVSNFVAEGSFWFPLAMVILGKFGISAAFASIYLLSAEIFPTVVRGNGLGVASMFARFGSIFAPFILQLSSYVRWLPLSVYGLLSVVAGLLLLCLPETKHRDLPQTFDDLKAWKK comes from the exons atgagaagcatatgcatatattctg GAGAACAGAATTGGGGATTTCAAGGCAAAATTAAGGCAAACTCTCTTTTTAACATGGATGAAACTCAAGAATctgaagtaaaaacaataaaagaagaaattacac CTTTTTCACAGCGGGATATCACACAACTAATAGAAAAATGTGGCTTTGGACCTTTCCAATGCTGGTTCTACACTTTTTTGTTTGCGACAAGGCTTTTTACAGTGATGAGTGCAATGAGTTTAGCATTTATTACTGCAAATGTTCCTTTCGTGTGCTATCCTCCAAATTATGATACTTCAGCAATTCCTGCAGCTTTTACAGAGAATGAATATCTACAACTGTTTCAACCTGAAGACGATCACTGTTCTCTGTATAACAAcactttaactgaaatatttcgtTCAACGTCAACTGTCAATTTATCGAAAATACCATGTTCTTATGGACGGAAATTTCTAACAGAGAATTTTTCTACAGTTGTAAGCGAG tttGATTTAGTGTGTGGGAAAAAATGGTTAAAATCCACATTGCAGTCCGTTTATTTTGTCGGTTATCTTATTGGATCAATCATATTTGGTGTTTTATCTGATAG ATTTGGTCGGAAACTTACTTTTTTTATGTCGAACACATTCTTTGCTGTTTGTGGAATCAGCAAAATCTTCATGCCATCATCCATCGCGTTTATGATTTTCCATTGTATGCAAGCTTCTGGTTTTATGGGTATTTCAATCAGTACTTATGCACTCA acTTAGAATTTGCCCCTTCAAGGTACCGTACACCTCTTAGTTTTGTGCATATGTCCATGTATACATTCACTTCGATGCTTTTACCAGCGTTCGCCTATGCCATACCTAACTGGCATTATTTAGAATTGACGGTGTGTCTTCTACCCCTGGCTAATTGTTTCCTTTGGAA GTGCGTGATCAGTATGCTTTACTACGGAGTAACCCTTAATTCTGTTGATATGGCTGGAAATCGTTATGTAAACTTTTTATTAATGATACTCGTGGAGTTTCCCAGCCATATATCTGCTTactatttatttagattttttgaTCATCGAAAGCCTATTAGTTTCTTTATGACGTTTAGTGGATTGAACTGCATCGTCTCAAATTTTGTAGCCGAAG GATCATTTTGGTTTCCTCTGGCAATGGTTATTCTTGGAAAGTTTGGAATCTCCGCAGCTTTTGCTTCAATTTATCTCTTATCTGCAGAAATATTTCCGACTGTTGTTCG AGGAAATGGGTTAGGTGTTGCTTCAATGTTTGCCCGCTTCGGTAGCATTTTTGCACCTTTTATCCTTCAATTGTCATCTTACGTGAGATGGCTTCCTCTAAGTGTCTATGGCCTTTTGTCAGTGGTAGCTGGATTATTGCTGTTATGTCTACCAGAAACAAAGCACAGAGATCTACCTCAAACATTTGATGATTTGAAAGCgtggaaaaaatga
- the LOC106880853 gene encoding zinc finger protein 239: MAKDFGKSSYECDICEKSFTTKSYLTVHKRLHTGEKPYLCETCGKTFSRNDKLNVHKCIKRREKQYNFSFTKEMTKMLENSSYECCICKKLFTTKGHLTTHVRIHTGEKPYHCDICGKAFSRTDELTTHKRVHTGEKPYECDICGQSFTRKDILTTHRRIHTGEKPYKCDMCSKSFAKSTNLTDHKRIHTGEKPYHCDFCGRSFNQNNQLIKHKRIHTGEKPFHCNICGESFSRNDKLNVHKRSHTGEKPYQCDICGKSFPQNSGLTRHKRIHTGEKPFHCDICGKSFPRSNALTAHTRTHTGEKPYHCDICGKAFSQSPAVTVHKRIHTGENPYHCDICGKAFSQSPAVVVHRRIHTGENPYYCDICDKSFPQRNSLIDHKRIHTEENLFHC, encoded by the coding sequence ATGGCAAAAGATTTTGGAAAGTCTTCTtatgaatgtgatatctgtgaAAAATCATTCACGACAAAGAGTTATCTAACTGTTCACAAACGTCTTCATaccggagaaaaaccatatcTCTGTGAAACTTGTGGTAAAACGTTCTCTCGGAATGATAAGTTAAATGTTCACAAATGCATTAAGAGAAGAGAGAagcaatataatttttcttttactaaagaGATGACAAAAATGTTAGAAAACTCATCCTATGAATGTTGTATCTGTAAAAAGTTATTCACTACAAAAGGTCATCTTACTACTCatgtacgcattcatacaggagagaaaccatatcactgtgatatctgtggtaaagcattctctcgAACTGATGaattaactactcacaaacgtgttcatacaggagagaaaccatatgaatgtgatatctgtggtcaatCATTCACTCGTAAAGATATTTTAActacacacagacgtattcatacaggagagaaaccatataagTGTGATATGTGCAGTAAATCATTTGCTAAAAGTACTAACTTAACtgatcacaaacgcattcatactggagaaaaaccataccattgtgatttCTGTGGTAGATCATTCAATCAAAATAACCAGTTAAttaagcacaaacgtattcatactggagaaaagccatttcactgtaatatctgtggtgagtcattctctcgaaatgataAGTTAAATGTTCACAAACGctctcatacaggagagaaaccatatcagtgtgatatctgtggtaaatcattccctcaaAATAGTGGCttgactagacacaaacgtattcatactggagaaaagccatttcattgtgatatttgtggtaaatcattccctcgAAGTAACGCCTTAactgcacacacacgtactcatactggagaaaaaccatatcattgtgatatttgtggtaaagcattttCTCAAAGTCCTGCTGTAACTgtgcacaaacgcattcatactggtgaaaacccatatcattgtgatatctgtggtaaggcATTTTCTCAAAGCCCTGCTGTAGTtgtacacagacgtattcatactggggaaaacCCATATTATTGTGATATTTGTGACAAATCATTTCCTCAAAGAAATTCCTTGATtgatcacaaacgtattcatactgaaGAAAATCTATTCCATTGTTGA
- the LOC106880866 gene encoding organic cation transporter protein isoform X2 — protein sequence MDETQESEVKTIKEEITPFSQRDITQLIEKCGFGPFQCWFYTFLFATRLFTVMSAMSLAFITANVPFVCYPPNYDTSAIPAAFTENEYLQLFQPEDDHCSLYNNTLTEIFRSTSTVNLSKIPCSYGRKFLTENFSTVVSEFDLVCGKKWLKSTLQSVYFVGYLIGSIIFGVLSDRFGRKLTFFMSNTFFAVCGISKIFMPSSIAFMIFHCMQASGFMGISISTYALNLEFAPSRYRTPLSFVHMSMYTFTSMLLPAFAYAIPNWHYLELTVCLLPLANCFLWNCLLESPRWLIGRKRFRETKELLEKMMMKNNLDHQEVFNVFWEDITKERKPVKRRWSSEKTYSFIDLFKTVQMATITINICFSWCVISMLYYGVTLNSVDMAGNRYVNFLLMILVEFPSHISAYYLFRFFDHRKPISFFMTFSGLNCIVSNFVAEGSFWFPLAMVILGKFGISAAFASIYLLSAEIFPTVVRGNGLGVASMFARFGSIFAPFILQLSSYVRWLPLSVYGLLSVVAGLLLLCLPETKHRDLPQTFDDLKAWKK from the exons ATGGATGAAACTCAAGAATctgaagtaaaaacaataaaagaagaaattacac CTTTTTCACAGCGGGATATCACACAACTAATAGAAAAATGTGGCTTTGGACCTTTCCAATGCTGGTTCTACACTTTTTTGTTTGCGACAAGGCTTTTTACAGTGATGAGTGCAATGAGTTTAGCATTTATTACTGCAAATGTTCCTTTCGTGTGCTATCCTCCAAATTATGATACTTCAGCAATTCCTGCAGCTTTTACAGAGAATGAATATCTACAACTGTTTCAACCTGAAGACGATCACTGTTCTCTGTATAACAAcactttaactgaaatatttcgtTCAACGTCAACTGTCAATTTATCGAAAATACCATGTTCTTATGGACGGAAATTTCTAACAGAGAATTTTTCTACAGTTGTAAGCGAG tttGATTTAGTGTGTGGGAAAAAATGGTTAAAATCCACATTGCAGTCCGTTTATTTTGTCGGTTATCTTATTGGATCAATCATATTTGGTGTTTTATCTGATAG ATTTGGTCGGAAACTTACTTTTTTTATGTCGAACACATTCTTTGCTGTTTGTGGAATCAGCAAAATCTTCATGCCATCATCCATCGCGTTTATGATTTTCCATTGTATGCAAGCTTCTGGTTTTATGGGTATTTCAATCAGTACTTATGCACTCA acTTAGAATTTGCCCCTTCAAGGTACCGTACACCTCTTAGTTTTGTGCATATGTCCATGTATACATTCACTTCGATGCTTTTACCAGCGTTCGCCTATGCCATACCTAACTGGCATTATTTAGAATTGACGGTGTGTCTTCTACCCCTGGCTAATTGTTTCCTTTGGAA TTGTCTTCTCGAATCTCCAAGGTGGCTTATCGGCAGGAAACGCTTTCGAGAAACAAAAGAACTTCttgagaaaatgatgatgaaaaataatctCGATCATCAGGAGGTGTTCAATGTTTTTTGGGAGGatataacgaaagaaagaaaaccgGTCAAAAGAAGATGGTCCTCGGAAAAGACTTATAGTTTTATCGATCTATTTAAGACGGTCCAAATGGCTACGATCACGATTAATATTTGCTTTAGTTG GTGCGTGATCAGTATGCTTTACTACGGAGTAACCCTTAATTCTGTTGATATGGCTGGAAATCGTTATGTAAACTTTTTATTAATGATACTCGTGGAGTTTCCCAGCCATATATCTGCTTactatttatttagattttttgaTCATCGAAAGCCTATTAGTTTCTTTATGACGTTTAGTGGATTGAACTGCATCGTCTCAAATTTTGTAGCCGAAG GATCATTTTGGTTTCCTCTGGCAATGGTTATTCTTGGAAAGTTTGGAATCTCCGCAGCTTTTGCTTCAATTTATCTCTTATCTGCAGAAATATTTCCGACTGTTGTTCG AGGAAATGGGTTAGGTGTTGCTTCAATGTTTGCCCGCTTCGGTAGCATTTTTGCACCTTTTATCCTTCAATTGTCATCTTACGTGAGATGGCTTCCTCTAAGTGTCTATGGCCTTTTGTCAGTGGTAGCTGGATTATTGCTGTTATGTCTACCAGAAACAAAGCACAGAGATCTACCTCAAACATTTGATGATTTGAAAGCgtggaaaaaatga